AGCGGCGCCCCGAAGACCGGGATGCCGCAGCCGTCGACACCGCGCGCCGTGCGGGAGAGATCCATCCCGCCCATCTCGCCGATCAGCTCGATCAGCCGGGTCTGCACCGGATGGTCCGCCGCCGTATAGCCTTTGGTCGGCTCGCCCAGATGTACCGCCGTGGTCAGCATGCCGGAATGCTTGCCGGAACAGTTGTTATGCGCCCGGGTCGGCTCCGTGCCTGCCCTGATCAGGGCATGGGCGGCCTTCTCGCTGTAGGGCAATTGCGGGCCGCATTCGAGATCGTCGACCGAGAGTCCGAGCCGGGCGAGCCAGGGGACGACTTTATCCGTGTGGATCGGTTCGCCCGCATGGGAGGCGCAGCAGAGCGCGATCTCGGCTTCGGAGAGATTGAAGGCGTCGGCCGCCCCGCTCTCGATCACCGGCAGGGTCTGCAGCGGCTTGATCGCTGAGCGCGGATAGGTCGGGCGCTCGACGTCGCCGAGGCGGAGCACGTCCTTGCCGCTCGCGTCGACCACGGAGACGATGCCGCGATGCACGGACTCGACCATGTCGCCGCGCGTGACCTCGATCAGCAGGGGGGCGGCATCGACGTCCGAAATGTGCGTGCGCACGATGCGATCGTCAGCGGCGAGGCTGTCGGGGCTCATGGGGCGTCTCCTGATATGTCATGGTTTTGTCCGGCTCTGCGGCCGGTCTCCGTGCAGTCATGGCAACTTGCCTTGGAGCAGGGGTTTGTGCAACACCGTCGCGATGCGAGGATATTTCGGAGTGGGCGTCGAGGGGATCAGCAAATCCCGGAACGCCGGTGCGATCTACAGGACGGCGCATGCCTTCGGCGCCAGCTTTGCGTTCAGCGTGCAGGCGGCGATCTCGCTGCAGGAGCTGAACCAGGTGGACACGTCGGGAACGGCGGACTCCCTGCCCTTCTATCATTTCGACACGGTCGAGGAGATGCTGCTGCCGCGGGGCTGCGCCCTGGTCGGTATCGAGATCACCGACGATGCGGTGGTTCTGCCGAGCTTCCAGCATCCGAAGAACGCGGCCTATGTGCTCGGTTCCGAGCGCGGTGGTTTGACGGAAGAGATGATCGCGCGCTGCGATCACATCGTGAAGATCCCGACCAAGTTCTCGCTCAATGTCGGTCTCGCCGCCGCGCTGGTGATGTACGACCGCCAGACCTCGCTCGGCAATTTCGCCCGCCGTCCGGTCATGCCGGGCGGGCCGACCGAGCCGCAGCCGGGCAAGGTGCCCGGTTTCGGGCCACCGCTCTGGGTGCGCAAGAAGCGCAAGCGGGACGCGGTTTCCAAGGCGGAAAGCGGCGGATCGTACAGTACCTGAGATTGTATTTGGATTTACGCGCGTGCTAGATAGCTCGTCTTTTTGGATCTGGGAGTACCAATGCGCGTCTCGATCTCAAATATCGCTTGGAATAGAGAAGAATTTGACCGGATGCTAGACGTTGTCTCCGAAGCAGGAGGCGATGCGATCGAACTGGCGCCCAACTCGATCTGGCAGGAGCCGATCAAGTCAAGCCCTAAGGAACGAAAAGAGTTCATGAACCGGGTTTCCCGGGCAGGCCTTGATGTTTCCGGGTTCCACGCCTTGCTTTTCACCCGCCCGGATCTTGCTCTGTTCCGGGACAAAGCCTCCAGCCGGGAGTATGCGGACTACCTGATCGCGCTCGGTAATCTCGCCGTTGATCTCGAGGCCGGCGCAATGGTTCTCGGTTCACCCAGAAACCGTGCTCGCGGTTCGCTGGGCCTGGACGAAGCCTGGTCATGGGCAGTCGAGAGCTTCAGGTATGTCGCCGAGGAACTTGAAAAGGCCGGTGAGGTCGATCTGTGTATCGAACCGCTCGCACCTTCGGAAACGGACTTCATTTCCTCCGTCGCAGAGGGATGGGATCTCGCCGCAGCCGTGGACCATAAGAGATTCGGTCTGCTCATCGACACCAAGGCCGTGTTCGAGAGTGAGGCGGATCCGCTCGGCACGATCTCCGGTTTCGGGGCCAGGGCGCGCCATTTTCATATCTCGAACCCGGGGCTCGGACCGGTTTACAACGGCGAGATCGATCATGCGGCTGTCGGTAAAGCGCTTCGAGGCGCAGGGTACAAGCGCTATGTTACGATCGAGATGAGGCGCCTCGAGGCGCCGAACGAAGCGCATGTTCGGAAAGCCCTTCAGTATGCGAAAAGCAGTTACCTGTCGTAACGGCAATTGAAGTAGACAGGGGTCCGGGTTCCGACGCTTCGGCGTTTCCGGGCAGCAAGCAGTAGGGAATGTAATGGCGAACGCAATAAGACGGAAAAAATATTCAGATTTCAAAGTTCTCTTTGTTTATCCGAATATCCAGATGTCGTCGCTCGCTCCTCAGGGCATCGGCTATCTGTCGGCGATGCTGAAGCAGGAAGGCATGCAGGTCGAGCTGTTCGACAGCACGTTCTATCTGAATCAGCTGACCGGCGACGCGAACAACGAGAAGGTCTACCTCTCGATGGTGCGCCCGTTCAGCTGGGAAGAGCGCGGTATCCGGCCGAAGACAACCAACATGCTCGACGACTTCAACAAGATGGTCGAGGAGTTCGAGCCGGATCTGCTCGCTTTCTCCGTCGTCGAGAACACATGGTATCTCGCCGACGAGATGATGCGCGGCCTGCGGACACGCGTCCCGACCGTTGTCGGAGGGGTGTTCCCGACCTATGCGCCGGAAATCGTTATTTCCCACCCGAAGGTGGACTACATCTGCCGCGGCGAGGGTGAGGTCGCCCTGAGCGAGCTTTGCCGAGCGCTCGCTGACGGCGAGGACACGACCCGGATTCAGAATCTCTGGGTCAAGGAGGATGGGACGGTTCACAAGAACCGGGTTGGACTCGGCATCAAGCTAGACGACCTGCCGTTCCCGGACTGGACCATCTTCGAGGAGCAGAGCCTGTTCCGTCCGATGCAGGGCCGTGTCTACAAGACCATCGGGGTCGAGACCCAGCGTGGGTGTCCCTACAAGTGCACCTTCTGCAATTCCCCGGCGAACAACGACATCTATAAGGAAGAAAGCGGCTCGGTCTTCTATCGCAAGAAGTCGGTCGAACGTGTCCACGCCGAGCTCGAATACATGCGCAAGACGCAAAACCCCGAATTCATCTATTTCGTGGTTGATACCTTCCTCGCCCTGGGCGATCGCGAATTCGCCGAATTTTCGGAGATGTACCAGGACTTCAAGGTTCCGTTCTGGATGAATACCCGCGCCGAGACGATGAACGATTGGCGCTCTGATGAACTCGAGAAAATGAACTGTCTGCGTATCAATATCGGCGTCGAGCACGGGAACCCCGATTATCGCGCCAATATGCTGAAGCGACCGGTGAGCAACGAGCGGATGCTGACGGCGTTCGAGAGTGCGGCGGGACGGAGCTTCACCACGGTTGCGAACTCGATTATCGGTATGCCGGACGAGACGCGCGACCTGGTTTTCGACACAGTCGAGTTCAATCGCCAGCTGCCCTCCGACATTGAAGCTTCCGGCGCGTTCATCTTCACGCCCTATCATGGCACCACGTTGCGCAATATCGCGGTGCAGAAGGGGTATGTCGAAGACGGTGTGGTCTGTTCCCTCGGCACGACGCGAGGCAGCATCATTAATATGCCGTGGCTCTCGACCGAGGAGATTCAGGGGCTCTGCCGGGTCTTCAGCTTCTACGTCAAGTTCCCGAAGGAGCGTTGGCCGGAGATCAAGGAAGCCGAGAAACTGACCGACAAGGGCAACGCC
The Nisaea sediminum DNA segment above includes these coding regions:
- a CDS encoding asparaginase; amino-acid sequence: MSPDSLAADDRIVRTHISDVDAAPLLIEVTRGDMVESVHRGIVSVVDASGKDVLRLGDVERPTYPRSAIKPLQTLPVIESGAADAFNLSEAEIALCCASHAGEPIHTDKVVPWLARLGLSVDDLECGPQLPYSEKAAHALIRAGTEPTRAHNNCSGKHSGMLTTAVHLGEPTKGYTAADHPVQTRLIELIGEMGGMDLSRTARGVDGCGIPVFGAPLRGIAYAMARFAAPDGLSPERAAACRRVAKACAANPLMLSGTGQFNSVVLAETGESCILKGGAEGYYTAAIPEKGLGVAIKIDDGAGRASHAAVLAVLVRLGVIDEAQKARIEAACSQEVRNWAGTLVGFIRPTPAF
- a CDS encoding RNA methyltransferase, with protein sequence MCNTVAMRGYFGVGVEGISKSRNAGAIYRTAHAFGASFAFSVQAAISLQELNQVDTSGTADSLPFYHFDTVEEMLLPRGCALVGIEITDDAVVLPSFQHPKNAAYVLGSERGGLTEEMIARCDHIVKIPTKFSLNVGLAAALVMYDRQTSLGNFARRPVMPGGPTEPQPGKVPGFGPPLWVRKKRKRDAVSKAESGGSYST
- a CDS encoding sugar phosphate isomerase/epimerase family protein, yielding MRVSISNIAWNREEFDRMLDVVSEAGGDAIELAPNSIWQEPIKSSPKERKEFMNRVSRAGLDVSGFHALLFTRPDLALFRDKASSREYADYLIALGNLAVDLEAGAMVLGSPRNRARGSLGLDEAWSWAVESFRYVAEELEKAGEVDLCIEPLAPSETDFISSVAEGWDLAAAVDHKRFGLLIDTKAVFESEADPLGTISGFGARARHFHISNPGLGPVYNGEIDHAAVGKALRGAGYKRYVTIEMRRLEAPNEAHVRKALQYAKSSYLS
- a CDS encoding B12-binding domain-containing radical SAM protein: MSSLAPQGIGYLSAMLKQEGMQVELFDSTFYLNQLTGDANNEKVYLSMVRPFSWEERGIRPKTTNMLDDFNKMVEEFEPDLLAFSVVENTWYLADEMMRGLRTRVPTVVGGVFPTYAPEIVISHPKVDYICRGEGEVALSELCRALADGEDTTRIQNLWVKEDGTVHKNRVGLGIKLDDLPFPDWTIFEEQSLFRPMQGRVYKTIGVETQRGCPYKCTFCNSPANNDIYKEESGSVFYRKKSVERVHAELEYMRKTQNPEFIYFVVDTFLALGDREFAEFSEMYQDFKVPFWMNTRAETMNDWRSDELEKMNCLRINIGVEHGNPDYRANMLKRPVSNERMLTAFESAAGRSFTTVANSIIGMPDETRDLVFDTVEFNRQLPSDIEASGAFIFTPYHGTTLRNIAVQKGYVEDGVVCSLGTTRGSIINMPWLSTEEIQGLCRVFSFYVKFPKERWPEIKEAEKLTDKGNAKFEALRDEFVATYRRSDVNPKDVSSYDLVLNGEDDWKKAERKSGDMYADLH